Proteins from a single region of Pseudomonas sp. BSw22131:
- a CDS encoding crotonase/enoyl-CoA hydratase family protein, translated as MSDYTAFKVELTDHIAHVQINRPDKANAMNAPFWHEIMEIFEWADGTEDVRVVVLSGVGKHFSSGIDLMLLASVASELGKDVGRNARMLRRKILQMQASFSAVDQCSKPVLAAVQGYCIGGAIDLISACDMRYAADDALFSIREIDMGMAADVGTLQRLPRLIGDGIVRELAYTGRNVTAEEAQRIGLVNRTFADFPQLLEGVFAVARDIAAKSPVAINGTKRMISYMRDHSVNDGLEYVATWNAAMLQSPDLKLAVAAHMSKQKPVFDN; from the coding sequence GTGTCCGACTACACCGCGTTCAAGGTCGAATTGACCGACCACATTGCCCATGTCCAGATCAACCGTCCTGACAAGGCAAACGCCATGAACGCGCCGTTTTGGCACGAGATCATGGAGATTTTCGAGTGGGCTGACGGCACCGAAGACGTGCGCGTGGTGGTGCTGAGCGGCGTGGGTAAACACTTTTCATCGGGCATCGATCTGATGCTGCTGGCGTCAGTGGCCAGCGAACTGGGCAAAGACGTGGGCCGCAATGCGCGTATGCTGCGGCGCAAGATCTTACAGATGCAGGCATCGTTCAGTGCTGTGGATCAATGCAGTAAACCGGTGCTGGCGGCGGTTCAGGGCTATTGCATCGGTGGGGCGATCGATTTGATCTCGGCGTGCGACATGCGCTACGCCGCCGACGACGCGCTGTTTTCGATTCGTGAAATCGACATGGGCATGGCGGCCGATGTCGGCACGTTGCAGCGTCTACCGCGTTTGATCGGCGACGGTATCGTGCGGGAGCTGGCGTATACGGGGCGCAACGTCACTGCCGAGGAAGCGCAGCGTATTGGCCTGGTCAATCGCACGTTTGCCGATTTCCCGCAGTTGCTTGAAGGCGTGTTCGCCGTCGCTCGCGACATTGCCGCCAAGTCTCCCGTTGCCATCAACGGCACGAAACGCATGATCAGCTATATGCGTGATCACAGTGTCAACGATGGTCTTGAATACGTTGCCACGTGGAACGCTGCCATGTTGCAATCCCCAGACCTGAAACTGGCTGTGGCTGCTCACATGAGTAAGCAGAAGCCGGTCTTCGACAATTGA